Proteins encoded in a region of the Coregonus clupeaformis isolate EN_2021a chromosome 9, ASM2061545v1, whole genome shotgun sequence genome:
- the LOC121573929 gene encoding G protein-activated inward rectifier potassium channel 4: MVSTMMCSRVTLHEPHNGDYRSPMRIDPRRNSIPPAKTLTAKHLLAYLPRPPPESTRFTPYPKKVAAKTNMAVMMLQSRRVSLFPSSDNNYDNFPALPPQPARSASPQSHPKSPAPQRVVAGLISQEVDTCQYIIPTEEPEEPPTPHHAHRRRHLKRFSSRWYSGAPFGGPFGSTRSRNHGTSGENKPRCKLLGEERPNYGTANKQRQRYVTKDGKCQVNLGPIEDKSRFLSDIFTTLVDLKYRWFLFVFTMCYIVTWVAFAEIYFLDAWLRDDVAHVHDPQWQPCFENVDSFISALLLSVESQRTIGYGSRLVTANCMEGVVLLMAQSIIGSIIDALMVGCMFVKMSRPQKRAQTLIFSKHCVISERDEKLCLLFRIGDLRASHMVDAKIRAKLIKSRQTKEGEFIPLEQSEINLGYDTGGDRLLLVEPQTITHVINESSPFWEIGAERLTRERFEIIIILEGIVEASGMTCQARTSYTEDEILWGHRFESCMSLEKGSYRVDHGAFDKTFPVHTLTLSAKEKSDEKEEEVLF, translated from the exons ATGGTTTCCACCATGATGTGCAGCAGGGTGACATTACACGAGCCCCATAACGGAGACTACAGGAGTCCTATGAGAATTGACCCTCGCAGGAACTCGATTCCCCCAGCAAAGACTCTCACAGCCAAACATCTCCTGGCATACCTCCCTAGACCACCCCCAGAGTCAACGCGCTTCACCCCATATCCAAAGAAG GTTGCAGCAAAAACCAACATGGCCGTGATGATGCTCCAGTCCAGAAGAGTCTCTCTCTTCCCCAGCTCAGATAACAACTATGACAACTTCCCAGCTCTCCCACCCCAGCCAGCCCGCTCTGCATCCCCCCAGTCACATCCCAAGAGCCCAGCCCCCCAAAGGGTTGTTGCAGGATTGATCAGCCAGGAGGTAGACACCTGCCAGTACATCATTCCCACTGAGGAGCCAGAGGAGCCTCCCACTCCTCACCACGCTCACCGCAGACGCCACCTCAAGCGCTTCAGCTCCAGGTGGTACTCAGGCGCTCCTTTTGGAGGCCCCTTTGGTAGCACCCGTAGCCGCAACCACGGCACAAGTGGTGAGAACAAGCCGCGCTGCAAACTTCTAGGTGAAGAGAGGCCAAATTACGGTACCGCCAACAAGCAGCGTCAACGCTACGTCACCAAAGACGGGAAGTGCCAGGTGAACCTGGGCCCCATCGAGGACAAGAGCCGTTTCCTCTCTGACATCTTCACCACTCTGGTGGACCTGAAGTACCGCTGGTTCCTCTTTGTCTTTACCATGTGCTACATTGTTACGTGGGTGGCCTTCGCAGAGATCTACTTCCTAGACGCCTGGCTGCGGGATGACGTGGCCCACGTCCACGACCCGCAATGGCAGCCTTGCTTCGAGAACGTGGACAGTTTCATCTCCGCCCTGCTTCTGTCGGTGGAGAGCCAGAGGACCATTGGCTACGGCTCCAGATTGGTGACGGCCAACTGCATGGAAGGTGTGGTTCTCCTTATGGCCCAGTCTATCATTGGCTCCATCATTGACGCCCTCATGGTCGGCTGCATGTTCGTCAAAATGTCCAGGCCTCAGAAAAGGGCCCAGACTCTGATCTTCAGCAAGCACTGTGTCATATCGGAGCGTGACGAGAAACTCTGCCTTCTCTTCCGCATTGGAGACCTGAGGGCGAGTCACATGGTGGACGCCAAGATTCGAGCCAAGCTGATCAAGTCCAGACAGACCAAGGAAGGGGAGTTCATACCGCTGGAGCAGTCAGAGATCAACCTGGGCTACGATACTGGAGGAGACAGGCTTCTGTTAGTCGAGCCTCAGACCATCACCCATGTCATCAATGAGAGCAGTCCCTTCTGGGAAATAGGGGCTGAGCGTCTGACAAGAGAGAGATTTGAGATCATCATAATTCTGGAGGGAATAGTGGAGGCATCAG GTATGACATGCCAAGCCAGAACCTCCTATACTGAGGACGAGATTCTGTGGGGTCACCGATTTGAATCCTGCATGTCTCTGGAAAAGGGGTCTTACCGGGTGGACCATGGTGCATTTGACAAAACCTTCCCAGTACATACCCTCACCCTTAGTGCTAAAGAGAAGAGTGatgaaaaagaagaagaggtcCTCTTTTAG